A portion of the Candidatus Hinthialibacter antarcticus genome contains these proteins:
- the cpaB gene encoding Flp pilus assembly protein CpaB has translation MSKLGALLILVVAVFSGLFASATVLRYIKQQQTVVNAEPEAAQVVVAVEKISAGSLIRAEKLKMSAMLNESVPLGVFGSIEEIAGRYARTTIYPGEMIVADRLADANSFGGLPALIPEGMRAITLRVDDTISVAGFVRPGHRVDVLSTFDVDEGNRDTVTKTILQNLEVIATGQELDDVDDAVKRAKLVPTVTVLVSLAQAEQLTLASNAGVIRLVLRNTTDQFQELTEGTFLTSMISREKPEVPLPEPVQVEVEPAPQVPMKVVEVFRGIDKSEVNF, from the coding sequence ATGTCGAAATTAGGGGCGTTACTCATATTGGTTGTTGCGGTGTTTTCGGGCTTATTCGCAAGCGCGACCGTATTGCGATATATCAAGCAACAACAGACCGTCGTGAACGCAGAGCCAGAAGCTGCTCAGGTTGTCGTTGCGGTTGAAAAAATTTCTGCAGGTTCATTGATTCGCGCTGAGAAATTAAAGATGTCCGCAATGTTGAACGAAAGCGTTCCACTTGGCGTTTTTGGCAGCATTGAGGAGATCGCGGGACGTTATGCGCGTACGACGATTTACCCTGGAGAAATGATCGTTGCAGACCGGCTGGCGGATGCGAATTCATTTGGCGGATTGCCGGCGTTGATTCCTGAAGGGATGCGGGCGATTACGCTTCGCGTTGACGACACCATCAGCGTGGCGGGTTTTGTTCGTCCCGGGCACAGGGTCGATGTATTAAGCACATTTGATGTTGATGAAGGCAATCGCGACACCGTAACAAAAACTATTTTGCAAAACCTTGAAGTGATCGCGACTGGACAGGAACTTGACGATGTTGACGACGCCGTGAAACGGGCAAAACTCGTTCCAACGGTTACCGTCCTGGTTTCATTGGCGCAAGCAGAGCAGCTGACGTTGGCTTCAAACGCTGGCGTCATTCGTTTGGTGTTGAGAAATACTACAGACCAATTTCAAGAATTAACAGAAGGCACTTTTCTAACGAGCATGATTTCAAGAGAGAAGCCGGAAGTGCCGTTACCGGAACCCGTCCAGGTTGAAGTTGAACCTGCGCCGCAGGTCCCGATGAAAGTTGTGGAAGTCTTTCGCGGCATCGATAAATCTGAAGTGAATTTTTAA
- a CDS encoding RNA polymerase sigma factor codes for MDGIGSDREREISQGFQRGEAWAFEAAARTYFKTMVHFVTHLNHNRDRAVDLVQEAFFLACRAHHQVDPTRPLGPWLFQIARNMAYKEHNRLKRQPVVSMDEPNEAGNPYDPPADTPDPRNATEEREVLSVIKKLVDRIKPKYRDVLILRIMEGLPSDQVSRLLKIPVPTVNTRTHRALQHLRKLARIEGVREEEWFS; via the coding sequence GTGGACGGAATCGGAAGCGACCGGGAACGGGAAATCTCACAAGGATTTCAACGCGGCGAGGCTTGGGCCTTTGAAGCCGCCGCGAGAACCTATTTCAAAACCATGGTCCATTTTGTCACGCATCTTAACCATAACCGCGACCGCGCCGTTGACTTGGTGCAGGAGGCCTTCTTTTTGGCCTGCCGCGCCCATCATCAAGTCGATCCAACCAGACCGCTGGGGCCGTGGTTATTTCAAATTGCCAGGAATATGGCCTACAAAGAACACAATCGGTTGAAACGCCAGCCAGTCGTCTCAATGGATGAACCCAACGAAGCGGGCAATCCGTACGATCCGCCCGCCGATACGCCCGATCCACGCAACGCCACCGAAGAGCGCGAAGTTCTCAGCGTGATTAAGAAACTGGTTGATCGCATCAAACCAAAATACCGGGATGTGTTGATCCTTCGCATTATGGAAGGACTGCCCAGCGATCAGGTTTCACGCTTGTTAAAAATTCCGGTTCCAACAGTCAACACTCGAACCCATCGTGCATTGCAACATCTTCGCAAACTCGCGCGTATTGAAGGCGTGCGTGAGGAAGAGTGGTTTTCATGA
- a CDS encoding Gfo/Idh/MocA family oxidoreductase has translation MSNQQHTRRDFHKTLGASLALGVAPAINVIGANERINIGVIGCGGRGQYDLSLFLRDENVRALAICDVDQERIDQTRKDKLKGDSSVKAFKDFRDLLEINEIDAVIIGTPDHWHAIPFVRACEAGKDVYCEKPLALTIGEGRKMVTAARKHKRVTQIGTQQRTIPHFKQAVELLHSGKIGKMTHVECWNVDNRIERNMGAPPDSDPPAGLDYDMWLGQAPMRPYNRNRCRQWRWFWDYSGGQMTDWGTHHMDIARWAVGAEYPISASATGGKFALPDNSETPDTMNAVWEYDGGVTVSYMFRMCSEIKHLGQGYGMMCYGTDATLFMNRSGFEITPIGESEPVMKESGSDDTYIHVRNFLDCLRSRKLCNADVEIGHRSTLGPHLANIAQWSNEKLTFDGETETIINHPECNRFLDREKRPPWTL, from the coding sequence ATGAGTAATCAACAACATACCAGAAGAGATTTTCATAAAACGCTTGGCGCGAGTCTGGCTCTGGGCGTTGCGCCTGCCATTAATGTGATTGGCGCCAATGAGCGCATCAACATAGGCGTGATTGGTTGCGGCGGGCGGGGGCAATACGACCTCAGTTTGTTTTTGCGCGATGAGAATGTACGCGCACTTGCGATCTGCGACGTTGACCAGGAACGCATCGACCAAACCCGCAAAGACAAACTCAAGGGCGATTCTTCTGTGAAAGCCTTTAAGGATTTTCGCGACCTGCTCGAAATCAATGAGATTGACGCAGTCATTATCGGTACGCCAGACCATTGGCACGCGATACCGTTCGTTCGCGCCTGTGAGGCAGGGAAGGACGTCTATTGTGAAAAACCGCTGGCGCTCACCATCGGCGAAGGCCGTAAAATGGTTACCGCCGCCCGCAAACACAAGCGCGTCACACAGATCGGAACTCAACAGCGTACAATTCCTCATTTTAAGCAAGCCGTCGAGTTGCTTCACTCGGGCAAGATTGGAAAAATGACCCATGTTGAATGCTGGAACGTCGATAACCGCATAGAGCGAAACATGGGCGCTCCGCCAGACAGCGACCCGCCTGCAGGCCTCGATTATGACATGTGGTTAGGGCAAGCGCCGATGCGGCCTTATAACAGAAACCGCTGCCGCCAATGGCGTTGGTTCTGGGATTACTCCGGCGGACAAATGACCGACTGGGGGACGCACCACATGGACATCGCCCGTTGGGCGGTCGGCGCCGAATACCCCATCAGCGCTAGCGCGACCGGCGGTAAGTTCGCCTTGCCCGACAATAGCGAAACACCCGACACCATGAACGCTGTCTGGGAATATGACGGCGGCGTAACGGTTTCGTATATGTTCCGCATGTGCAGCGAAATCAAACACCTGGGACAAGGCTACGGCATGATGTGTTATGGGACGGACGCGACCTTGTTTATGAACCGCAGCGGGTTCGAGATTACGCCTATCGGCGAGTCCGAGCCGGTCATGAAGGAATCCGGCAGCGATGACACCTATATACACGTTCGCAACTTCTTGGATTGCCTGCGCAGCCGAAAGTTATGCAATGCGGACGTCGAAATCGGTCACCGCTCGACGCTGGGGCCGCATCTGGCGAACATTGCGCAATGGAGTAACGAAAAACTCACCTTTGACGGCGAAACCGAAACCATTATCAATCATCCCGAATGCAACCGCTTTTTGGATCGGGAAAAACGCCCGCCCTGGACGCTGTAA
- a CDS encoding Flp family type IVb pilin, protein MNAFLQSAQVFLNDDDGPTAVEYAVVVALIIISCIGAVTAFGGAVAGWFNGAAPTITGLPTS, encoded by the coding sequence ATGAACGCATTTCTTCAATCCGCACAAGTTTTTTTGAATGATGACGACGGCCCGACTGCGGTCGAATACGCGGTTGTCGTAGCGTTGATTATCATCTCGTGCATCGGCGCAGTCACCGCCTTCGGCGGCGCCGTCGCGGGGTGGTTTAACGGCGCGGCCCCAACCATTACAGGCTTGCCGACCAGCTAA
- a CDS encoding LamG domain-containing protein produces the protein MMKHASKLMMGVCALALCVCSTQAFSQGLIGHWTFEEGSGEVAGDSSGSNNVGTISNVNNGLGDGGSVWVTDSERGSVISFGGTAEGAYIQTANLLPVLSLEQNFTWMFWAKQGEGNESNHIIMGNRYNLDAVDFVPRQFVKLTPTKFEWHTEGNGNDNMEYDDLENGVWNHHVVVKSGANLTYYRNGARASTSVITQPLLDAMPLFLGGNNSGDAGENWNGYMDDARVYDAALSRDQVIEVFVSEGGVKSYAGDESLQLK, from the coding sequence ATGATGAAACATGCGAGTAAATTGATGATGGGAGTCTGCGCATTGGCATTATGCGTGTGCAGTACGCAAGCTTTTTCGCAAGGTTTGATTGGACACTGGACGTTTGAAGAAGGTTCGGGAGAAGTCGCAGGGGATTCTAGCGGCAGCAACAATGTAGGAACAATATCCAATGTGAACAATGGCTTAGGAGACGGCGGGTCTGTTTGGGTTACTGATTCTGAACGCGGTTCCGTCATCAGTTTCGGCGGTACGGCAGAGGGCGCTTATATCCAGACTGCGAATTTATTACCCGTGTTGTCGCTAGAACAGAACTTCACCTGGATGTTTTGGGCAAAGCAGGGAGAAGGAAACGAGAGCAACCATATCATCATGGGCAATCGCTATAACCTGGATGCGGTAGACTTTGTTCCGCGCCAATTTGTAAAATTAACTCCGACGAAATTTGAGTGGCACACTGAAGGTAACGGCAACGATAACATGGAATATGATGACCTTGAAAATGGCGTATGGAACCATCATGTTGTCGTTAAAAGTGGCGCAAATTTGACCTATTACCGTAACGGCGCCAGAGCGTCAACAAGCGTAATCACTCAACCATTACTTGATGCCATGCCGCTGTTCTTAGGTGGAAACAATAGCGGTGATGCGGGCGAAAACTGGAACGGATATATGGATGATGCGCGTGTATATGACGCCGCATTGAGCCGCGACCAGGTAATCGAAGTCTTTGTCAGTGAAGGCGGCGTGAAATCATACGCTGGCGATGAATCACTTCAATTGAAATAA
- a CDS encoding arylsulfatase, with translation MNNLPVSRRQFIASTALGAAVCTSPWSALAASHSRKPNVLLIITDDQGWGDVRSHGNPQIDTPTMDSLAADGARFERFYVSPVCAPTRASLLTGRYHIRTGVTGVTRNLETMDADETTLAEVFQKAGYTTGCFGKWHNGAHYPQHPNGQGFDEFFGFCAGHWNNYFDTTLERNGKYEKTKGFISDVLTDEAQRFIVSNKDKPFFCYVPYNAPHSPWQVPAQYFNKYKAKRLDDTTACAYAMCENLDDNIKRLLDCLDDQNLSEDTIVIFMTDNGPNSDRYNGGMRGRKGSVDEGGVRVPCFIRWPGKIKAGTRIPHQSAHIDMLPTLAALCGVEANLSKSIDGSDLSGWITENSNQPLDRMLFHTWGGRGSVRHDRWLATCERNGSWRLYDMKADPQQKQNVAEQYPDKLKQYQSAYQKWYQDVTARNLEPDAISIGYPEMNEVVMPGHEALLSPPSKEGISYLGSNGWANDYITNWTDVTAYPYWDVEVVSQGNYEISLEYICDKSNIGSEFQVEIGGKIIKGKITKAHNPPHIPSPDLVPRKEVYEKEWQPLRVGAVQLKPGRTKLSVKALSKTGEQVMDLKAVIVRKVN, from the coding sequence ATGAACAATCTACCTGTCTCACGCCGCCAATTTATCGCTTCGACGGCTCTGGGTGCGGCTGTATGTACGTCGCCTTGGAGTGCGCTTGCTGCTAGTCATTCTCGGAAGCCGAATGTGCTGCTGATTATCACCGATGACCAGGGCTGGGGCGACGTGCGTTCACATGGCAACCCCCAGATTGATACTCCCACAATGGACAGTCTCGCTGCGGATGGGGCGCGGTTTGAGCGCTTCTATGTCAGTCCAGTATGTGCGCCAACCCGTGCTAGCCTGCTGACGGGCCGATATCACATTCGTACGGGCGTCACCGGCGTTACGCGCAACCTCGAAACCATGGATGCTGATGAAACGACCCTCGCGGAAGTTTTCCAGAAGGCAGGCTATACCACTGGATGTTTTGGCAAGTGGCATAACGGCGCCCATTATCCCCAGCACCCCAACGGACAGGGATTCGATGAATTTTTCGGGTTCTGCGCCGGGCATTGGAACAACTACTTTGATACGACGCTTGAGCGCAATGGAAAATATGAGAAGACCAAAGGGTTCATCAGCGACGTGCTGACAGATGAGGCGCAGAGGTTCATTGTCTCAAACAAAGATAAGCCATTTTTCTGCTATGTTCCCTACAACGCTCCTCATTCTCCCTGGCAGGTTCCAGCTCAGTATTTTAATAAGTATAAAGCAAAAAGACTTGACGACACTACAGCATGCGCTTATGCCATGTGTGAGAATCTCGATGATAACATTAAGCGGCTGCTCGATTGCTTGGACGACCAAAACCTGAGCGAGGATACCATCGTTATTTTTATGACGGACAATGGGCCTAACAGCGACCGCTACAATGGTGGAATGCGGGGCCGCAAGGGGAGCGTTGATGAGGGCGGCGTCCGTGTGCCGTGTTTTATCCGATGGCCGGGCAAGATCAAGGCTGGGACGCGCATCCCTCACCAATCCGCCCATATTGATATGCTACCGACTTTGGCGGCTCTCTGCGGCGTTGAGGCGAATCTCTCTAAGTCTATAGACGGTAGTGATCTATCTGGTTGGATTACGGAAAATTCCAACCAACCGCTTGACCGTATGCTCTTCCACACGTGGGGCGGTCGAGGTTCGGTTCGGCATGATCGTTGGCTTGCAACTTGTGAGAGAAATGGTTCCTGGCGTTTATATGATATGAAGGCGGATCCTCAACAGAAACAAAATGTTGCGGAACAATATCCCGATAAATTAAAGCAATACCAGAGTGCTTATCAAAAATGGTATCAGGATGTCACCGCCCGAAACCTGGAACCGGACGCAATCTCAATCGGTTATCCTGAAATGAATGAGGTTGTTATGCCAGGCCATGAGGCGTTGCTTTCTCCTCCATCAAAAGAGGGAATCAGCTATCTGGGCAGCAACGGCTGGGCGAATGATTATATTACCAATTGGACGGATGTTACGGCTTATCCCTATTGGGATGTTGAAGTTGTCTCTCAAGGTAACTATGAAATCTCACTTGAGTATATATGTGATAAGTCAAATATTGGTAGTGAGTTTCAGGTTGAAATTGGCGGGAAAATCATCAAAGGGAAAATCACCAAAGCGCATAATCCGCCGCATATCCCTAGCCCTGATCTGGTTCCTCGAAAAGAGGTCTATGAAAAAGAATGGCAGCCGCTTCGGGTTGGCGCGGTTCAACTAAAGCCAGGGCGAACAAAACTTTCGGTAAAAGCCTTATCAAAGACAGGCGAGCAAGTGATGGATTTGAAGGCAGTTATCGTTAGAAAAGTTAATTGA
- a CDS encoding type II and III secretion system protein family protein: MGGYYCLFSRAIVWIGITVFCCNSFAGNLPTIEELIPNEENLTLTINKSQLLALNVPATRVSVVAPEIADVQILDPKQILITARQVGETTVIVWTEDDKTRMFDVCVDWNTQQIERQLKHIMPDDSIEVLSTDHGVALSGSVGSIYGVERAMNIASAYSSEVLNLMEVPGVHQVMLKVKIAEVARSFRDEIGINFRYLGSDFQGGSLLGNLASGDLGGQLTVADAVTTFFGIPGSNIEGYVKALKEKGLLEILAEPNLVARSGEKASFLAGGEFPIPVVQSGSNNSITIEYKEFGVKVDFSPTVTEDQQIQMEVLSEVSDLDFSQGLELGGYVIPTVITRRTNTVVKLRDGQTFAIAGLISKGKQITSQKVPGVGDIPLFGNLFKSKQLEETETELLVMITPQLVAPLNDADDYPGPSEIDYESMSPSDLQRLETGLKGVLDDPAIKTFELPEAKNETLTEPDDSAALSMNGAALHSSTIQSTELPKQFDPLDNPSPIALRKNDKKAVSQREEALQGGVGESEKRQRYQRKNSKGKRIR; this comes from the coding sequence ATGGGCGGCTACTATTGTTTGTTTTCACGGGCGATTGTGTGGATTGGTATAACGGTGTTCTGTTGCAATAGTTTTGCGGGGAACCTGCCAACCATCGAAGAGTTAATTCCAAACGAAGAAAACCTCACACTCACGATCAATAAGTCGCAGCTGCTTGCGCTGAATGTTCCCGCGACGCGGGTTTCGGTGGTTGCGCCTGAGATCGCGGATGTTCAAATTCTGGACCCCAAACAAATATTAATTACGGCGCGCCAAGTGGGCGAGACGACGGTCATCGTCTGGACGGAAGACGACAAAACGCGCATGTTCGACGTTTGCGTCGATTGGAACACGCAACAAATTGAACGCCAGTTAAAACACATCATGCCGGACGACTCGATTGAAGTGCTTTCGACTGACCACGGCGTTGCGCTGAGCGGTTCGGTTGGCAGCATCTACGGCGTCGAGCGCGCGATGAACATTGCGTCGGCTTATTCATCAGAAGTGCTAAATTTGATGGAAGTGCCTGGCGTTCATCAAGTCATGTTAAAAGTGAAAATCGCTGAAGTCGCGCGGTCATTCCGTGATGAAATTGGCATTAATTTTCGGTACTTGGGCAGCGACTTTCAGGGCGGATCACTATTAGGCAATTTAGCGTCGGGCGATCTGGGCGGACAATTAACCGTTGCTGACGCCGTTACCACATTTTTTGGAATTCCAGGTAGCAACATTGAAGGCTATGTAAAAGCGTTGAAAGAAAAAGGTTTGCTTGAAATTCTTGCTGAACCAAACTTGGTTGCGCGTAGCGGCGAGAAGGCGAGTTTTCTTGCAGGCGGTGAGTTTCCGATTCCAGTTGTGCAATCAGGCTCTAATAATTCGATCACGATTGAGTATAAAGAATTTGGCGTGAAAGTCGATTTCAGCCCGACGGTAACCGAAGACCAGCAGATTCAAATGGAAGTGTTATCGGAGGTCAGCGATCTCGATTTTTCACAAGGTCTCGAACTGGGCGGGTATGTGATTCCGACCGTGATTACACGACGAACCAACACCGTTGTGAAATTGAGAGACGGTCAAACGTTCGCCATTGCAGGGCTTATCAGCAAAGGCAAGCAGATTACCAGTCAAAAAGTTCCAGGCGTCGGCGATATTCCATTGTTTGGAAATTTGTTCAAATCAAAACAATTGGAAGAAACCGAAACCGAATTGCTGGTAATGATTACGCCGCAATTGGTGGCGCCGTTAAACGATGCAGATGACTACCCCGGGCCATCCGAAATTGATTACGAAAGCATGTCGCCCTCTGACCTGCAACGATTAGAAACAGGCCTTAAAGGCGTGTTGGATGATCCGGCGATTAAGACGTTTGAATTGCCTGAAGCGAAAAATGAAACCCTTACCGAGCCGGATGATTCCGCCGCGCTTTCAATGAACGGCGCCGCATTACATTCTTCAACAATTCAATCTACTGAACTGCCGAAACAATTTGATCCACTAGATAATCCTTCGCCCATCGCCTTGCGCAAGAACGATAAAAAAGCCGTTTCCCAAAGAGAAGAAGCCTTGCAAGGTGGTGTTGGTGAAAGTGAAAAGCGACAGCGCTACCAGCGAAAAAATTCTAAGGGTAAACGCATTCGCTAG
- a CDS encoding A24 family peptidase produces the protein MSVEILAATVVLTIAAYIDWKEHRVPNWLTFGGLGFALVYHAAMTGYPGLGYALLGASVGLATLIVMYALGGMGAGDVKLMAAVGAWVGATATIQAFVWIAVIGGMMGAYSMYRSGQWQQRLATVGVASKNLASLKTLNNGSEQAPAKILLPYGVPIAFGFYAYFLIGGMVA, from the coding sequence ATGAGCGTTGAAATTCTCGCGGCTACGGTTGTGTTGACCATCGCCGCTTATATCGACTGGAAAGAACATCGGGTCCCCAATTGGTTGACCTTTGGCGGTCTCGGATTTGCTTTGGTTTACCATGCGGCTATGACAGGCTACCCCGGCTTGGGCTATGCGCTTTTGGGCGCGTCGGTTGGCTTGGCGACATTAATTGTCATGTACGCCTTGGGCGGCATGGGAGCGGGCGACGTAAAACTGATGGCGGCGGTTGGCGCCTGGGTCGGCGCGACTGCGACGATTCAAGCCTTTGTCTGGATCGCCGTGATTGGCGGGATGATGGGAGCCTATTCCATGTACCGCAGCGGCCAATGGCAGCAGCGTTTGGCTACAGTCGGCGTTGCCAGCAAAAACCTGGCTTCACTTAAAACATTAAATAATGGCTCTGAACAAGCGCCAGCAAAAATATTGTTGCCTTACGGCGTTCCCATCGCATTTGGGTTTTACGCCTACTTCCTCATCGGAGGGATGGTGGCATGA
- a CDS encoding Flp family type IVb pilin: protein MNSITSKLHHFITSEDGPTAVEYAVVVALIIIGCIGAITAFSGALQGWFNGTSATITGLPTS from the coding sequence ATGAACAGTATCACATCCAAACTGCATCATTTCATTACGAGTGAAGATGGCCCGACCGCAGTCGAGTACGCAGTCGTTGTTGCGTTGATTATCATCGGTTGCATTGGCGCGATTACTGCGTTCAGCGGCGCGCTACAAGGTTGGTTCAACGGCACATCGGCCACAATCACCGGTTTGCCCACCAGCTAA
- a CDS encoding prepilin-type N-terminal cleavage/methylation domain-containing protein: protein MKHRQAFTLVELLVVVAIIGILSSIALPNYRNATIKSHVVKAKMDLRTLSVGLESYRLDNSRFPRKNSDVLFFTYYLMPDLTTPVAYVNNPSVIDPFGPVEEYEEVRLAPPGLEDEGFSAKNQPLIKNSYTYTPYVSLSRLHGRPELRREGFALVSVGPDRQDSYMVDFPFPQYYRFPGETVRDSIYNPSNGLESFGDIGYFGGDIRASGLIGG, encoded by the coding sequence ATGAAACACCGTCAAGCATTCACCCTTGTCGAGCTGCTTGTTGTCGTTGCAATCATCGGCATCTTATCATCAATTGCGCTGCCAAATTATCGCAATGCAACCATCAAGAGCCATGTGGTTAAGGCGAAAATGGATTTGCGCACTCTAAGCGTTGGGTTGGAAAGTTATCGCCTTGACAATAGTCGCTTTCCAAGAAAAAACAGTGATGTCCTTTTTTTCACATACTATTTAATGCCCGACCTGACGACTCCGGTTGCATACGTAAATAATCCAAGCGTAATCGACCCATTCGGACCGGTTGAAGAGTATGAGGAAGTACGATTGGCGCCACCCGGTCTTGAAGATGAAGGATTTTCCGCTAAAAACCAACCACTCATCAAAAACTCCTATACTTACACACCTTACGTGAGTTTGTCTCGATTGCATGGAAGGCCGGAATTGCGCCGTGAGGGCTTCGCTTTGGTCAGTGTGGGGCCAGATCGGCAAGATTCGTATATGGTTGATTTTCCGTTCCCGCAGTATTATCGCTTTCCGGGCGAGACGGTTAGAGATTCTATCTATAATCCCAGCAACGGATTAGAGAGTTTTGGCGATATTGGTTATTTTGGCGGCGACATCCGCGCCTCAGGCCTCATTGGCGGTTAA
- a CDS encoding TadE/TadG family type IV pilus assembly protein: MNSKPKKAWNQGERGSATVEFALVLPILMLMLFGIIEFGRVLSVQHLLNTAVREGARMAALPGADNATVIAKVNEVLSGAGVSYDGLQLTPADVSSASRNDPVTVRVQVNYESVAWVGGIVPGFGGTQLQGVVVMRKEGFI, encoded by the coding sequence ATGAACAGCAAGCCAAAGAAGGCTTGGAACCAGGGCGAACGAGGTTCCGCGACGGTGGAATTTGCATTGGTGCTGCCCATTCTGATGCTGATGTTGTTTGGCATTATCGAATTTGGGCGCGTACTGAGCGTACAACACCTATTAAACACCGCTGTGCGCGAGGGAGCGCGAATGGCTGCGCTGCCGGGAGCGGACAATGCAACCGTGATTGCAAAAGTGAACGAAGTATTGTCCGGCGCAGGCGTTTCATACGACGGGTTGCAATTGACCCCGGCGGACGTGTCGTCGGCAAGCCGCAATGATCCAGTCACGGTGCGCGTCCAAGTGAACTATGAATCGGTGGCTTGGGTCGGCGGCATCGTTCCGGGGTTTGGCGGAACGCAATTGCAAGGCGTGGTTGTCATGCGCAAAGAAGGCTTCATCTAA
- a CDS encoding FecR family protein, which translates to MIDKRLMNEMVEWKLDHPGAELPPHYQNALNESEELFEEWKRTQGWLQALHQPETWEPEDNFFQSLTQNAVREKRRAALSDSTRRELALDKVAGEWFNAVFSWRKVVTVAIVAALLFPTLYVSINTYNNIGAVQYTAGAVMLESSGAPTIQRQTTVKRGQTIQTTTESQTIVELDNGVIAYVDARSRLTLLSPKKVALHVGRVYFDVPKGGKGFEVALPHGEVRVLGTAFSIEISPESSEVMVARGVVEVANQQEKVMVRQGYQSSLAKSGLLPIQRYRDNKQFQWANDLHQDWDKEEMKRYFPSLAAPEKDKR; encoded by the coding sequence ATGATTGATAAACGCTTGATGAATGAAATGGTTGAGTGGAAATTAGACCACCCCGGCGCCGAATTGCCGCCGCATTATCAAAATGCCTTGAATGAATCAGAAGAACTTTTCGAAGAGTGGAAACGCACCCAAGGCTGGCTGCAGGCGCTGCATCAACCCGAAACCTGGGAGCCGGAAGACAATTTCTTCCAATCACTCACTCAAAACGCTGTCCGTGAGAAGCGCCGCGCCGCATTGTCTGACTCAACCCGGCGCGAACTGGCTCTCGACAAGGTCGCCGGCGAATGGTTTAACGCCGTGTTTAGCTGGCGCAAGGTTGTTACGGTTGCAATCGTCGCTGCGCTTTTGTTCCCTACCCTCTACGTTTCGATCAACACGTACAATAACATTGGCGCCGTACAATACACCGCCGGGGCCGTAATGCTCGAGTCCAGCGGCGCCCCGACCATACAACGCCAAACCACCGTCAAACGCGGCCAGACCATTCAAACCACGACCGAATCTCAAACGATTGTCGAATTAGACAACGGCGTCATCGCTTATGTAGACGCCCGCAGCCGACTGACCTTGCTGAGTCCTAAAAAAGTCGCTTTACACGTTGGCCGCGTCTATTTTGACGTACCCAAAGGCGGAAAAGGCTTTGAAGTCGCTCTGCCGCATGGCGAGGTGAGAGTTTTAGGGACGGCGTTCTCCATTGAAATTAGTCCAGAATCCAGCGAAGTGATGGTTGCCCGCGGCGTGGTTGAGGTCGCAAATCAACAAGAGAAAGTCATGGTTCGGCAGGGATATCAAAGTTCACTCGCCAAAAGCGGCTTGCTTCCAATCCAAAGATATCGAGACAACAAGCAGTTTCAATGGGCGAACGATTTACATCAGGACTGGGACAAAGAAGAAATGAAGCGCTACTTCCCCTCCCTGGCGGCGCCAGAGAAAGACAAGCGATGA